From Xenopus laevis strain J_2021 chromosome 7L, Xenopus_laevis_v10.1, whole genome shotgun sequence, one genomic window encodes:
- the LOC108695830 gene encoding NXPE family member 1 isoform X2: MSQAKHKLFSTILVLSVTFMVSFTIHRTYFKPLKLHYLEVKNAKQPFPASENEQKITDIYNSMNSRITNVSFVYINRTTSAKNSKAILLDHWKKYCVGDSLTIQLDMFDYIGKKKIYGGDFLRARIFSPKLGAGASGIIEDLNNGTYHVHFTLFWEGKVQISILLMHPSEGVAALWRARNSGYKNIIFTGKFLNKTKEVHTECGFDLDSQEEKCRSGEEGENFYCIKPLGVPCEAFISVKSNNRPHAYLTDLEKRLFIRSNIAAVIPQNNGSIDVLKCQRNSGEVKSKCSVGMSPPFPGGYFLNNVWHPVFCNLSTYEPQSLVDKCFSKKKIYLMGDSTIRQWIEYLPSIMKDLKFFNVDGSGWHRTHIAMDMKKNIYIQWKKHGHPFVTQSFFTVKDYTSVPQEIDRLAGGANTVIVIALGQHFRPFPITLFIRRLLNVRKAIERLFIRSPDTKVIIKSENTREINTDVERFSDFHGYIQYLLAKNIFHGLNVGVIDAWDMTVASGSLNLHPSKPILKSQINLFFEYLC, from the exons ATGTCACAGGCTAAACATAAACTCTTTAGTACCATTTTGGTTTTATCAGTAACTTTTATGGTAAGCTTCACCATACATCGGACATATTTCAAG CCTCTGAAATTGCATTACCTTGAAGTAAAAAACGCCAAGCAACCTTTTCCTGCTAgtgaaaatgaacaaaaaataacAGACATATATAATTCCATGAACAGCAGAATCACCAATGTCTCTTTCGTGTATATAAATAGAACAACCAGTGCTAAGAACAGCAAAGCAATCCTACTAGATCACTGGAAAAAGTACTGTGTTGGAGATTCTTTAACCATCCAACTTGACATGTTTGATTACATTGGTAAAAAGAAGATTTATGGAGGAGATTTCTTAAGGGCGAGAATCTTTTCCCCAAAACTTGGAGCTGGAGCTTCTGGAATAATAGAAGATTTAAATAATGGAACATATCATGTACACTTTACTCTGTTTTGGGAAGGAAAAGTACAAATATCCATACTATTGATGCACCCTAGTGAAGGAGTGGCAGCGTTATGGAGAGCACGCAATTCAGGTTATAAAAACATTATCTTCACTGGAAAATTTCTTAATAAAACTAAAGAGGTGCACACAGAATGTGGTTTTGATTTAGATTCACAAGAAGAAAAATGTAGATCTGGAGAAGAAGGAGAAAACTTTTACTGCATCAAACCCCTCGGTGTACCATGTGAGGCTTTTATCTCAGTGAAGAGTAACAACAGACCTCACGCCTATCTCACTGATTTGGAGAAAAGACTTTTTATTAG ATCAAATATTGCTGCAGTAATTCCACAAAACAATGGAAGTATTGATGTTTTGAAATGCCAAA GAAACAGTGGAGAAGTAAAGTCAAAATGCTCAGTTGGAATGTCTCCACCATTCCCAGGCGGTTATTTCCTGAATAATGTTTGGCACCCTGTGTTCTGCAACCTTTCTACATATGAACCACAGTCTCTCGTGGACAAatgcttttccaaaaaaaagattTACCTTATGGGAGATTCAACCATTCGACAGTGGATAGAATATTTACCAAGCATTATGAAAG ACCTGAAATTTTTTAATGTTGATGGAAGTGGATGGCATAGGACACACATAGCTATGGACATgaaaaagaatatttatattCAGTGGAAAAAACATGGACACCCATTTGTAACTCAGAGCTTTTTTACAGTAAAAGATTATACTTCTGTCCCTCAAGAGATAGACCGACTTGCAGGGGGGGCAAACACTGTTATTGTCATTGCTCTTGGACAACACTTTCGACCTTTTCCTATTACCCTGTTCATCAGAAGGCTTCTTAATGTACGCAAAGCCATAGAACGACTCTTTATTCGAAGTCCTGATACAAAGGTGATAATCAAATCTGAAAACACCAGAGAAATAAACACAGACGTGGAGAGATTCAGTGACTTTCATGGCTACATTCAGTATCTGTTGGCAAAGAACATCTTCCATGGACTGAATGTAGGAGTTATTGATGCATGGGACATGACAGTTGCATCGGGGTCATTAAACCTTCATCCATCTAAACCAATTCTTAAAAGccaaataaacctgttttttgaGTATTTATGTTAA
- the LOC108695830 gene encoding NXPE family member 1 isoform X1 — protein MLGHNITHFSSRTGRMSQAKHKLFSTILVLSVTFMVSFTIHRTYFKPLKLHYLEVKNAKQPFPASENEQKITDIYNSMNSRITNVSFVYINRTTSAKNSKAILLDHWKKYCVGDSLTIQLDMFDYIGKKKIYGGDFLRARIFSPKLGAGASGIIEDLNNGTYHVHFTLFWEGKVQISILLMHPSEGVAALWRARNSGYKNIIFTGKFLNKTKEVHTECGFDLDSQEEKCRSGEEGENFYCIKPLGVPCEAFISVKSNNRPHAYLTDLEKRLFIRSNIAAVIPQNNGSIDVLKCQRNSGEVKSKCSVGMSPPFPGGYFLNNVWHPVFCNLSTYEPQSLVDKCFSKKKIYLMGDSTIRQWIEYLPSIMKDLKFFNVDGSGWHRTHIAMDMKKNIYIQWKKHGHPFVTQSFFTVKDYTSVPQEIDRLAGGANTVIVIALGQHFRPFPITLFIRRLLNVRKAIERLFIRSPDTKVIIKSENTREINTDVERFSDFHGYIQYLLAKNIFHGLNVGVIDAWDMTVASGSLNLHPSKPILKSQINLFFEYLC, from the exons atgttgGGCCATAACATTACTCACTTTTCTTCCAGAACTGGTAGAATGTCACAGGCTAAACATAAACTCTTTAGTACCATTTTGGTTTTATCAGTAACTTTTATGGTAAGCTTCACCATACATCGGACATATTTCAAG CCTCTGAAATTGCATTACCTTGAAGTAAAAAACGCCAAGCAACCTTTTCCTGCTAgtgaaaatgaacaaaaaataacAGACATATATAATTCCATGAACAGCAGAATCACCAATGTCTCTTTCGTGTATATAAATAGAACAACCAGTGCTAAGAACAGCAAAGCAATCCTACTAGATCACTGGAAAAAGTACTGTGTTGGAGATTCTTTAACCATCCAACTTGACATGTTTGATTACATTGGTAAAAAGAAGATTTATGGAGGAGATTTCTTAAGGGCGAGAATCTTTTCCCCAAAACTTGGAGCTGGAGCTTCTGGAATAATAGAAGATTTAAATAATGGAACATATCATGTACACTTTACTCTGTTTTGGGAAGGAAAAGTACAAATATCCATACTATTGATGCACCCTAGTGAAGGAGTGGCAGCGTTATGGAGAGCACGCAATTCAGGTTATAAAAACATTATCTTCACTGGAAAATTTCTTAATAAAACTAAAGAGGTGCACACAGAATGTGGTTTTGATTTAGATTCACAAGAAGAAAAATGTAGATCTGGAGAAGAAGGAGAAAACTTTTACTGCATCAAACCCCTCGGTGTACCATGTGAGGCTTTTATCTCAGTGAAGAGTAACAACAGACCTCACGCCTATCTCACTGATTTGGAGAAAAGACTTTTTATTAG ATCAAATATTGCTGCAGTAATTCCACAAAACAATGGAAGTATTGATGTTTTGAAATGCCAAA GAAACAGTGGAGAAGTAAAGTCAAAATGCTCAGTTGGAATGTCTCCACCATTCCCAGGCGGTTATTTCCTGAATAATGTTTGGCACCCTGTGTTCTGCAACCTTTCTACATATGAACCACAGTCTCTCGTGGACAAatgcttttccaaaaaaaagattTACCTTATGGGAGATTCAACCATTCGACAGTGGATAGAATATTTACCAAGCATTATGAAAG ACCTGAAATTTTTTAATGTTGATGGAAGTGGATGGCATAGGACACACATAGCTATGGACATgaaaaagaatatttatattCAGTGGAAAAAACATGGACACCCATTTGTAACTCAGAGCTTTTTTACAGTAAAAGATTATACTTCTGTCCCTCAAGAGATAGACCGACTTGCAGGGGGGGCAAACACTGTTATTGTCATTGCTCTTGGACAACACTTTCGACCTTTTCCTATTACCCTGTTCATCAGAAGGCTTCTTAATGTACGCAAAGCCATAGAACGACTCTTTATTCGAAGTCCTGATACAAAGGTGATAATCAAATCTGAAAACACCAGAGAAATAAACACAGACGTGGAGAGATTCAGTGACTTTCATGGCTACATTCAGTATCTGTTGGCAAAGAACATCTTCCATGGACTGAATGTAGGAGTTATTGATGCATGGGACATGACAGTTGCATCGGGGTCATTAAACCTTCATCCATCTAAACCAATTCTTAAAAGccaaataaacctgttttttgaGTATTTATGTTAA